AGACCAGGCGGTTGCCGCTGGCGGCGGTCTCGGCGTACAGCGCGTGAAGAAGGTCCTCAGGCCCGAGAAGGCCGCACAGCATGGCCTCGATGTGCGTGATGTCGAGGATCAGCACGCTCTGGCGTTCTATGGCCCATTTCAGCGCGGGCCCGGTGTAGCCGGAGACGGACACAACGATGGCGCGGGTTCCAGACGGCTGGTTCGTCAATCGGTCCGCGATCTTCATCAGCGGGTCGACACTGACCGGCTTGGCTTCCCACTTGGCTTCGAGGCGTCGGCTATCTGGTAGTCGCAGGGGTCCATGGCGTCGGCGACCGTGAGGCCCGTGGCCGGGCCGTGCCGACTGCGGGGAGTGGGTGGTCACGGTTGTTCACCGTTCCCGTCTCCGGCTGTCCGCTGGGGGCTGCCGGGCTGTCCTTCACCCAGAACGAAGCCGGAACAGGTACCGGAATGCGGGATGCCCTGGATCTCTTCGAGCCTACTCCCGCGGCGGACGGCCCGGAGGAGACCGGTGCGGAGTACCGTGGGAGACAACCAAGGACATTCCGCACACCGGCATCAGCGCCGACGTCGCCCTGGGTCGTAACGGGTCCCTCGCGGACCGGACGGGCGGCTTCGCATGATGCCGATTCCTTTCCTCACCTCTTCCTCTCCCGGGCCGTGGACGGTGCCCGACGCCCCGCTGCTGCCACGCCTGGTGCTGGAGCCGACGATGTCGCGGGACGGCGTCTTCGACGGCGCCTGGTGGCCCCGCTCGAACCACGTCCTCGCCGAACTGCCGGACCTGATCATCGCACTCGGCGCCCATTTCGGGCGCATTGTCCGGGTCGGCCTCGACACCACGGCCTGGGACGGCGTGCCCCGGTCCGTCGCGGCGAACGGCCTGACGGTCAGGATCAACTGGTTCGCCGGCAGCGACGCGACGATCAGTGTCACCCGGGGCTTCCAGGACCACTTCCTGCTACTGGTGGTACCGCCGGGGACCGAGTCGACGACGGCCGCCTCGGCGATGGCCGGCGCCTCGGCGACCGGAAACCACACCCCGGCAGCAGAACTCCTGTACGGCTGACCGCACGGCTGCGTGGTCGACTCCCAGGACGACGGCGGGTAGG
The sequence above is drawn from the Streptomyces kaniharaensis genome and encodes:
- a CDS encoding DUF5994 family protein, producing the protein MMPIPFLTSSSPGPWTVPDAPLLPRLVLEPTMSRDGVFDGAWWPRSNHVLAELPDLIIALGAHFGRIVRVGLDTTAWDGVPRSVAANGLTVRINWFAGSDATISVTRGFQDHFLLLVVPPGTESTTAASAMAGASATGNHTPAAELLYG